The proteins below come from a single Dehalococcoidia bacterium genomic window:
- a CDS encoding type II toxin-antitoxin system PemK/MazF family toxin: protein MVMRRGDVWWASLPPLSGSGPGFRRPVVVLQSDPFNQSRISTVVVAAVTTNLRLAEAPGNVLLEQSASGLPRDSTINVSQILTVDKSFLTERVGALPGDILTRVESGLKLVLGL, encoded by the coding sequence TTGGTAATGCGCCGGGGTGACGTGTGGTGGGCATCGCTGCCACCTCTGTCCGGCTCTGGCCCAGGATTCAGAAGGCCTGTGGTGGTACTTCAAAGTGATCCTTTCAACCAGAGTCGGATAAGTACAGTTGTCGTCGCTGCCGTGACTACCAATCTGCGACTTGCCGAGGCCCCGGGAAATGTCCTGCTGGAACAAAGCGCCTCTGGACTGCCACGAGATTCCACGATCAACGTCTCTCAGATCCTCACCGTCGATAAGTCGTTTCTAACGGAGAGGGTTGGCGCATTGCCTGGAGATATTCTGACAAGAGTGGAGTCTGGTCTGAAGCTCGTGCTGGGACTGTAG